A window of Actinomadura viridis genomic DNA:
GGGACGTGCTGAAGTGGAGGGCGACCGAGGTCGCCGAGCTGCTGGAGACCTCGACCGCGTCGGTCAACAGCGCCCTCCAGCGCGCCCGCGCCCAGCTGCGGCAGGTCGCGCCCGAGGAGGACGCGATGGTCGAGCCCGCCGACCCCGGGCAGCGGGACCTGCTGGACCGCTACGCCACCCTCTTCGAGCGGGCCGACATCGCCGGGCTGGTCGAGCTGTTCAAGGAGGACGCGGTCTGGGAGATGCCGCCGTTCCCCGAGTGGTTCGTCGGCCGCGGCACGATCGCCCGCCTCATCGTCGCCCAGTGCGGTCCCGAGCCCGGCGAACTGCGGCTGGTCCCGACCGCGGCCAACGGGCAGCCGGCCTTCGGGCTCTACCGCCGCGGCGAGGACGGCGTGCACCGTCCGTACCACCTCCAGGTGCTCACCGTCACCGCGGAGGGCATCGCGCGGGGGTCGGTCTTCTTCGACACGTCCCTGTTCCCGCTGTTCGGCCTCCCGGAGACGCTCCCGCCCGCCTGACGGCCGGGCCCCGCCGACCCTTCCGCTGAGTGAAAACACCGGGGGCTCATCGGCGCCGGCGGGTGCCAGTGTGGTCGGCATCGGCGGTCCGTGCGGTACGGCCGCGGACGCGGGACGGGAGGCACAGCCCGCCGGCGTCACCTCCGAGGAGATCCGCTCCCGCACCGGCGCCCCGGTGCGCGAGCCAGCAGCGAAGGAAGGGGCGAGGCCATGACCCACCCCCCGTACCTGTCCCCCGGGTACAAGAGCACCGTGCTCCGGGCGCCCGCCCAGGAGCCGATCATGCCCGAGCTCGGGCCGGACAGCGTCGAGCTGACCTCCCCGGTGTTCGGGCACGCCGAGCTGCACCCGCTGGACGCCGACCTGACCCGCAGGCATCCCGGGGAGCCCCTCGGCGAGCGCATCATCGTCACCGGCCGGGTCCTGGACGGCGCGGGCCGTCCCGTGCGCGGCGCCCTGGTGGAGGTCTGGCAGGCCAACGCCGCCGGCCGCTACGACCACGCGCTGGACCGGCACCAGGCGCCGCTGGACCCCAACTTCACCGGCGCCGGCCGCTGCCTCACCGACGACGACGGCCGCTACCGCTTCACCTCGATCAAGCCCGGCGCCTACCCCTGGCGCAACCACCCCAACGCCTGGCGGCCCGCGCACATCCACTTCTCGGTGTTCGGCACGGCGTTCACCCAGCGGCTGGTCACCCAGATGTACTTCCCGGGCGACCCGCTGTTCGCGTACGACCCGATCATGCAGTCCATCCCGGACCAGGAGGCCCGCGACCGCCTGGTCTGCCGGTTCGACCTCGACACCACCGAGCCGGAGTGGGCGCTGGGCTACCAGTGGGACATCGTCCTCGGCGACACCCCGATGGAGACCTGATGACGACACCTTCGCAGACCGTGGGCCCCTTCTTCGGGCACGCGCTGCCGTACGAGGCCGGCCCCGAGGTCGTCCCCGTGACCGGCGCCGGCGCGATCACCGTGCGCGGCCGGATCCTGGACGGCGCCGGCGCGCCCGTCCCGGACGCGCTGGTGGAGACCTGGCAGGCGGACGCGGCCGGCGAGATCCCCCGGCGGCCCGGCGGCCTCGTACGCCGGGGGCACGGCTTCTCGGGGTTCGGGCGGTGCGCCACCGACGCGGCGGGCGGCTACTGGTTCACCACGCTCAAGCCCGCCGGGATCGGCGGCGACGCGCCGTACATCGCGGTGCTGGTGTTCGCCCGGGGGCTGCTCAGGCCGGTGTTCACCCGGCTTTACTTCCCCGAGGACACCGCCGCCCACGCCGCCGACCCGCTGCTGTCGCGGGTCCCGGCCGAGCGCCGGGGCACGCTGGTCGCGGGACGCGACGCCGACGGCGCGTACCGGTTCGACATCCGCCTCCAGGGCGAGGGGGAGACGGTCTTCCTTGCCTTCTGAGGTGCCCGCGCCCTCCGGGGCGCCGCCGGAGGTCTCGCCGGACGCGGGGCTGCTGTCCCCGGTGCGGGCCGGGACGGAGGCCGAGGCGGTCACCGGCGACCGGGCCTGGCTCCGGGCGATGCTGGACGCCGAGGCCGCCCTCGCCCGCGCGCAGGCCCGGCTCGGGATCGTGCCCGCCTCCGCCGCCGCGGCCATCACCGAGCTGGCCGCGTCCGATCCGGTCGACCTGCCCGGCCTGGCCCGGCGCGCCCGCGGGGCGGGCAACCCGGTGGTCCCGCTGGTGGCCGATCTGCGGCGGCTGGCCGGCCCGGCGGGGGAGCACGTCCATCACGGCGCGACCAGCCAGGACATCGTCGACACCGCGGCGATGCTGGTCGCGGCCCGCGCCAGGCGCGTCCTCCTGGCCCACCTCGACCGGGCACTGGACGCGCTGGCCGGGCTCGCGGAACGGCACCGCGACACCCCGGTCGCCGGGCGGACGCTGGGCCGCCAGGCCCTCCCCACCACGTTCGGGGCGAAGGCGGCGGGCTGGCTGCTGGGCGTCCTGGAGGCCCGGGAGCGGCTGGCGCCGGTGCCGTTGCCGGTGCAGCTGGGCGGCGCCGCCGGCACCCTGAGCGCGTACGGCGACCGGGGCCTGGACCTGGTGGCCGCGTTCGCCGACGAGACCGGGCTGGCCCGGCCCGTGACGCCCTGGCACACCCGCCGTACGCCCGTCGCCGATCTCGGCTCCGCGCTCGCCCTGACCGCGGGCGCGCTCGGCAAGTTCGCCACCGACGTCGTCCTCCTCGCGCAGAGCGAGGTCGGCGAGGTGGCCGAGCCCGCGGCGCCCGGCCGCGGCGGCTCGTCGGCGATGCCGCACAAGCGCAATCCGGCGCTGGCCGTCATGATCCGTTCGGCGGCGCTCCAGGTCCCCGCCTGCGCCCAGATCCTCCAGGCGTCCCTGGCCGCCCCGCACGAGCGGCCGGCGGGGGAGTGGCACGCCGAATGGCAGCCCTTCCGGGAGTGCCTGCGGCTGACCGGCGGCGCCGCCGAGACGGCCGCCGAGCTGGCCGGGGGCCTGGAGGTCGCGCCGGAACGGATGGCCGCCAACCTCGACGGCCTCCTGGCGGTCCTGGCCGGGCACGGCACCGACACCGGGACCGGCGCGGCCCCGGCCCTGGTCGACCGCGCCCTCGCCGCCTACCGGGCGTCCCCGGCCTCCGGTGAGCGTCCCCCGGACGGAGGAGCGCGATGATCCTGCACCACCGGCTCGACGGCCCCGCGGACGCGCCCGCCGTCGTCCTCGGCCCGTCCCTGGGCACCGGCATGGACCTGTGGGCCCCGCTGCTGCCCGCGCTGACCCGCCACCGCCGGGTGCTGCGCTACGACCTGCCCGGTCACGGCGGCTCCCCGGCCCCCGCGGAGGGGTTCACCGTCGAGGACCTCGCCGGGGCGCTGCTGGGCCTGCTCGACGATCTCGGCATCGGCCGGTTCGCCTACGCCGGGGTGTCGCTGGGCGGGGCGGTCGGCACCGCGCTCGCGCTGGACGCCCCCGGACGGGTCGGCAGCCTGGTGCTGATCTGCACCTCGCCCCGCTTCGGCCCGCCCGGCCCCTGGCGCGAGCGGGCCGCGCTGGTCCGCCGGGAGGGCGTCGGCCCGGTGGCGGAGACCGCGGCGGCGCGCTGGTTCACCCCCGGCTTCCCCGGAGCCGGACCGTACGTGGACATGCTGCGCGCGACCGACGCCGAGGGCTACGCCGCCTGCTGCGAGGCCCTGGCGCGCTTCGACGCCACCGGGCGGCTGGCCGGGATCTCCGCGCCCACACTGGTGATCGCCGGCGCGGAGGACCTCCCCACCCCGCCCCTGGGCCACGCCGACCTGCTCGCGGCCGGGATCCCCGGAGCCCGGGGCCCGCTCGTGATCGACGGGGCCGGGCACCTGGCCCTCGCCGAGCGGCCCGGCCCCGTCGCCGAGGCGATCGGCGCGCACCTGGACCGTACCTGGAAGGGACCGCCCCGATGAACGACGAGCAGCGGCACGCCGAGGGCACCCGGGTCCGCCGGGAGGTGCTCGGCGACGCCCACGTCGACCGGGCCCGCTCCCGGACCACCGCGTTCACCGCCGAGTTCCAGGACATGATCACCCGGTACGCGTGGGGCGAGATCTGGACCCGGCCGGGCCTGGACCGCCGGACCCGCAGCTGCGTCACCCTCACCGCCCTGGTCGCCCGCGGCCACCTCGACGAGCTGGCCATGCACGTGCGCGCCGCCCTCCGCAACGGCCTCACCCCGGACGAGATCAAGGAGGTCCTGCTCCAGACGGCGGTCTATTGTGGGGTTCCCGCCGCCAACTCCGCCTTCGCCGTCGCGCAGCGGGTGCTGTCGGAGGACGCGCCGGACACGGAGCCGGACGACGAGGGCGACGAGGACGGCGGGGGAGCGTAGGGCAGCCGACCTGGAACCGGGGGGACGATGGCGGACCGCACGCCCGGCCACCCGCGCCCGCCCAGCGTGGCGGGCAAGGTGATGGCCATCCTGGACGCGTTCGCCGCGGGCGGCGTCCGGCTCAACCTGAGCGAGATCTGCCGGCGCTCCGGCCTGCCGCTGGCCACCGGGCACCGCCTGGTCGGCGAGCTGGTGGCGGGCGGCTTCCTGGAACGGGTCCCGGACGGCACGTACCGGATCGGCACCCGGCTGTGGCGGATCGGCAGCCGGGCGCCCGCGGTGACGGGGCTGCGCGAGCTGGCGCTGCCGCACATGGAGGACCTCTACGAGGCCACCCACGACAACGTGCAGCTGGCGGTGCTGCGCGACGGGCGCGCGCTGTTCGTCGAACGGCTGCGCGGGACCCGTTCGGTCCCGGTGGTGACCCAGGTCGGCGCCACCCTCCCGCTGCACGCCACCGGCGTCGGCAAGGTGCTGCTGGCGTACGCGCCCGAGGAGGTCAGGGAGGCCGTCCTGGCCGCCGGGCTGCCCCGGCACTCGGCCCGGACCATCACCGACCCCGATGAGCTGCGCCGTTGCCTGGAGCGGGTGCGGCGTGACGGCTTCGCCTTCACCCGGGACGAGATGACGCTGGGCGCCGCGTCCGCGGCGGCGCCGGTCCGCGACGGGCGGGGCGCGGTCGTGGCGGCGCTCTCGCTGGTGACCCGGGTCCGCAGCGCCGACGCGCGGCGGCTGCTGCCGCCGCTGATGACCGCTGCCCGGGCGCTGTCCCGCGACGTCGCGGCGCACTGGCGCAGCGGCCCGGTCGACCTGGGCTTCCAGACCGGCCTGGAGTCGGGCACGGACGCGGGCACGGACCCGGGTCCGGACGCGGGCACGGACCCGGGTCCGGACGACCCTTCCGCGGACCCGGGCACGTCTTCCGCTGGACGGAAGACCACCCCCTGATCCTGCGGTGACCCCCGCGAGGATCGCAGAGACGGCGCAGGCGCCGCGGGACGAGGAGGGCATCATGCGGACCCAGGTCGCGATCGTGGGCGGCGGGCCGGCCGGGCTGCTGCTGTCGCATCTCCTGCACCGGCAGGGGATCGCGTCGGTGGTCCTGGAGAGCCGCGACCGCGCGTACGTGGAGCACCGGCAGCGCGCCGGGATGCTGGAGCAGGGCACCACCGACGTGCTGCGCGACAGCGGCGTGGGGGAGCGCCTCGACCGTGAGGGCCTGGTCCACCACGGGCTGGAGCTGCGCTTCGGCGGGGCCGGGCACCGGATCCCGCTGACCGGGCTGACCGGCCGGACCGTGACGATCTACGCCCAGACCGAGATCGTCAAGGACCTGGTGGCCCGGCGGCTGGCCGACGGCGGCGAGGTCCTGTTCGAGGCCAGGGCCGTGGAGATCGACCCCTCGGCGCCCTCCGTCACCTACCTGCGGGACGGCCGCACCCACACCCTCGAATGCGACTACATCGCCGGGTGCGACGGCTTCCACGGGGTGAGCCGCCCCGCGGTGCCGGGGCTGC
This region includes:
- the pcaH gene encoding protocatechuate 3,4-dioxygenase subunit beta; the encoded protein is MTHPPYLSPGYKSTVLRAPAQEPIMPELGPDSVELTSPVFGHAELHPLDADLTRRHPGEPLGERIIVTGRVLDGAGRPVRGALVEVWQANAAGRYDHALDRHQAPLDPNFTGAGRCLTDDDGRYRFTSIKPGAYPWRNHPNAWRPAHIHFSVFGTAFTQRLVTQMYFPGDPLFAYDPIMQSIPDQEARDRLVCRFDLDTTEPEWALGYQWDIVLGDTPMET
- a CDS encoding IclR family transcriptional regulator; this translates as MADRTPGHPRPPSVAGKVMAILDAFAAGGVRLNLSEICRRSGLPLATGHRLVGELVAGGFLERVPDGTYRIGTRLWRIGSRAPAVTGLRELALPHMEDLYEATHDNVQLAVLRDGRALFVERLRGTRSVPVVTQVGATLPLHATGVGKVLLAYAPEEVREAVLAAGLPRHSARTITDPDELRRCLERVRRDGFAFTRDEMTLGAASAAAPVRDGRGAVVAALSLVTRVRSADARRLLPPLMTAARALSRDVAAHWRSGPVDLGFQTGLESGTDAGTDPGPDAGTDPGPDDPSADPGTSSAGRKTTP
- the pcaG gene encoding protocatechuate 3,4-dioxygenase subunit alpha, coding for MTTPSQTVGPFFGHALPYEAGPEVVPVTGAGAITVRGRILDGAGAPVPDALVETWQADAAGEIPRRPGGLVRRGHGFSGFGRCATDAAGGYWFTTLKPAGIGGDAPYIAVLVFARGLLRPVFTRLYFPEDTAAHAADPLLSRVPAERRGTLVAGRDADGAYRFDIRLQGEGETVFLAF
- the pcaC gene encoding 4-carboxymuconolactone decarboxylase gives rise to the protein MNDEQRHAEGTRVRREVLGDAHVDRARSRTTAFTAEFQDMITRYAWGEIWTRPGLDRRTRSCVTLTALVARGHLDELAMHVRAALRNGLTPDEIKEVLLQTAVYCGVPAANSAFAVAQRVLSEDAPDTEPDDEGDEDGGGA
- the pcaB gene encoding 3-carboxy-cis,cis-muconate cycloisomerase; this translates as MPSEVPAPSGAPPEVSPDAGLLSPVRAGTEAEAVTGDRAWLRAMLDAEAALARAQARLGIVPASAAAAITELAASDPVDLPGLARRARGAGNPVVPLVADLRRLAGPAGEHVHHGATSQDIVDTAAMLVAARARRVLLAHLDRALDALAGLAERHRDTPVAGRTLGRQALPTTFGAKAAGWLLGVLEARERLAPVPLPVQLGGAAGTLSAYGDRGLDLVAAFADETGLARPVTPWHTRRTPVADLGSALALTAGALGKFATDVVLLAQSEVGEVAEPAAPGRGGSSAMPHKRNPALAVMIRSAALQVPACAQILQASLAAPHERPAGEWHAEWQPFRECLRLTGGAAETAAELAGGLEVAPERMAANLDGLLAVLAGHGTDTGTGAAPALVDRALAAYRASPASGERPPDGGAR
- a CDS encoding sigma-70 family RNA polymerase sigma factor; this translates as MANSTIEKEQDFQQRADPYRRELLAHCYRMLGSIHDAEDLVQETYLRAWRSYGGFEGRSSLRTWLYRIATNCCLTAIDQRGHRPLPSGLGAPNGEPERPVVAAPEVPWLEPAPDAALAGAAADPATIVATRERTRLAFVAALQHLPPNQRVVLILRDVLKWRATEVAELLETSTASVNSALQRARAQLRQVAPEEDAMVEPADPGQRDLLDRYATLFERADIAGLVELFKEDAVWEMPPFPEWFVGRGTIARLIVAQCGPEPGELRLVPTAANGQPAFGLYRRGEDGVHRPYHLQVLTVTAEGIARGSVFFDTSLFPLFGLPETLPPA
- a CDS encoding alpha/beta fold hydrolase, which codes for MILHHRLDGPADAPAVVLGPSLGTGMDLWAPLLPALTRHRRVLRYDLPGHGGSPAPAEGFTVEDLAGALLGLLDDLGIGRFAYAGVSLGGAVGTALALDAPGRVGSLVLICTSPRFGPPGPWRERAALVRREGVGPVAETAAARWFTPGFPGAGPYVDMLRATDAEGYAACCEALARFDATGRLAGISAPTLVIAGAEDLPTPPLGHADLLAAGIPGARGPLVIDGAGHLALAERPGPVAEAIGAHLDRTWKGPPR